In a single window of the Arachis hypogaea cultivar Tifrunner chromosome 6, arahy.Tifrunner.gnm2.J5K5, whole genome shotgun sequence genome:
- the LOC112698292 gene encoding protein RADIALIS-like 2: MASSSMSSSGSWSAKDNKAFERALAVYDKDTPDRWYNVARAVGGKTPDEVKHHYALLLRDVGYIESGQVPFPKYKTNGGSN; the protein is encoded by the coding sequence ATGGCATCGAGTTCAATGTCATCTTCAGGGTCATGGAGTGCTAAGGACAATAAGGCCTTTGAAAGGGCATTGGCGGTTTATGATAAGGACACCCCTGACCGTTGGTACAACGTTGCTCGCGCCGTTGGCGGAAAAACTCCCGACGAAGTTAAGCACCACTACGCACTTCTCCTCCGAGATGTTGGCTACATAGAATCTGGGCAAGTGCCATTTCCAAAGTACAAGACAAATGGAGGCTCTAATTAG